In Diorhabda sublineata isolate icDioSubl1.1 chromosome 4, icDioSubl1.1, whole genome shotgun sequence, a single window of DNA contains:
- the LOC130443470 gene encoding O-acyltransferase like protein-like: MKMIKIFIVFNTVLCFGNCNIYKELPSIFFIDNYEKCQSEGKIFCKTTINLKPTGENTSRYWKLIQHSIDNDQAYNHDELFHAVCTNRTEIGVERTISERYRENFKNFGLNAVIKRLNCGYVSDVNQADLFDWLWLLFCTSYIIYILIATYWDAKNEETSILSHNFGTYLRQFSLVRNFKKFKNIPSSEDFQKLKSIQGIRFYNMLLIIFCHTFSSYIGGYVDNTDYIENIPDNTVRHGIRNLLVYLVQTFFLFSAFLMSYHFFQIVQNRENDGHKPRIIYLSFVNRYLRLVPLIIVMIGMGGTIWILNIFKGPFKDAYADAEYIRCRKNWWSTLSFIHNHHNYHESCFFTTWYLAADTQLYVLSLSIMGAAWIYRKNVKYYLGYFFILGVLIPSIVTYVYDLDFIFRINPENSKMDNFRSFKFNAMYSSTYCNMATYMLGLTCGYAYLHLKNVEIPSKTVTEFLWFTSFFGLPVLVLGISSYHFSRLTNALLSGILKPIYALGIGIGVFGISKGLGGLTKKICEWKPAVLLGKLTYSTYIVHYGIVFHRTAVTTKPLYISDYVLLKSFIGDATISFFFGFLVYLVFETPASNMQNLLVPQVRHQRAKTEVSKDK; the protein is encoded by the exons atgaaaatgatcaaaatttttatagtgtTTAATACAGTTTTGTGCTTTGGAAATTGCA acaTTTATAAAGAGCTAccgtcaatttttttcatcgacAATTACGAAAAATGTCAATCGGaaggtaaaattttttgtaaaacgaCAATTAATTTGAAACCTACGGGTGAAAATACGTCTCGTTATTGGAAATTGATACAG CATTCAATCGATAACGATCAAGCTTATAATCACGATGAATTATTCCACGCTGTATGTACGAATCGAACGGAAATCGGGGTGGAACGAACCATTTCCGAGCGTTAtcgtgaaaatttcaaaaatttcggaCTCAACGCCGTCATTAAACGATTAAATTGTGGTTATGTTAGTGACGTGAATCAAGCGGATCTATTCGATTGGTTGTGGTT GTTATTCTGCACGTCATATATCATTTACATACTCATAGCGACCTATTGGGATGCGAAAAATGAAGAAACCTCAATTCTGAGTCATAATTTCG GTACTTATCTGAGACAATTTTCTTTggtgagaaattttaaaaaattcaaaaacatccCCTCCAGcgaagattttcaaaaactgaaaagcATCCAAGGGATCAGATTCTACAATATGTTGTTGATCATATTCTGTCATACTTTTTCCAGTTACATTGGAGGTTATGTGGACAACACGGATTACATCGAAAAc attccGGATAATACCGTTCGACACGGTATACGTAATCTTCTAGTATATCTAgtacaaactttttttctattttccgcTTTCCTGATGTCTTATCACTTTTTCCAAATCGTGCAGAACAGAGAAAACGACGGGCACAAACCGAGAATCATTTATCTGTCTTTCGTTAATAGATATTTAAG ATTAGTACCATTAATAATCGTAATGATAGGTATGGGGGGTACAATATGGATATTGAACATATTCAAAGGCCCTTTCAAAGATGCATACGCAGACGCCGAATACATCAGATGCAGAAAGAACTGGTGGTCGACTTTATCATTCATACACAATCATCACAATTACCACGAAAGT tgttttttcaCGACCTGGTATCTAGCGGCCGATACGCAACTGTACGTTTTATCGTTATCCATAATGGGGGCGGCTtggatatatagaaaaaacgTCAAATATTACTTAgggtattttttcatattagggGTACTAATACCCTCTATTGTAACATACGTTTAcgatttagattttatttttcgtATCAACCCCGA AAATTCGAAAATGGATAACTTCAGATCGTTCAAATTTAACGCGATGTATTCGTCCACGTATTGCAACATGGCGACTTATATGTTAGGATTAACTTGCGGTTACGcctatttacatttaaaaaacgtCGAAATCCCATCGAAAACG GTGACGGAATTTTTGTGGTTTACGTCGTTTTTCGGTTTACCAGTACTGGTTTTAGGAATTTCGTCGTATCATTTTTCAAGATTGACTAACGCCCTTTTGAGCGGTATATTAAAACCGATTTACGCTCTCGGTATTGGTATAGGGGTGTTCGGAATATCGAAAGGACTCGGag gtttgacaaaaaaaatatgcgaATGGAAACCGGCGGTACTGCTAGGAAAATTGACTTACAGTACATATATAGTTCATTACGGTATAGTTTTCCATAGAACTGCAGTTACTACTAAACCTTTATACATATCAGATTACGTATTG cTAAAATCGTTCATAGGGGACGCCACAATCTCGTTTTTCTTCGGATTTCTTGTGTATCTGGTATTCGAAACGCCTGCTTCGAATATGCAAAATTTACTTGTACCCCAAGTAAGACATCAAAGAGCCAAAACGGAAGTTTCGAAGGACAAATAG